In one Chitinophaga sancti genomic region, the following are encoded:
- a CDS encoding HAMP domain-containing protein: protein MNTRKKNSDTTPLPEPDVENTLQPSPKMSNSAADSVVDELDMRQLLQVLSEVKNGNFTVRMPADNIGLNGKICDTVNDIIALNETLVEELMLARNTIGKMGKLQHRVQMPRTARGSWNMAEVSINNLISDLVHPTIEIAHVISSVAKGNLSQEMPLQIEDHVLQGEFARIATEVNGMVKQLNLFTLEVTRVAREVGSEGKLGGQAKVKDVAGVWKDLTDSVNQMAGNLTDQVRNIAEVTTAVAKGDLSKKITVDVQGEILELKDTINTMVDQLNSFSSEVTRVAREVGTDGKLGGQAEVKGVAGTWKDLTDSVNQMASNLTGQVRNIAEVTTAVARGDLSRKITVDVKGEILELKNTINTMVDQLNSFSAEVTRVAREVGSEGKLGGLATVKGVDGVWKDLTESVNQMGSNLTAQVRNIAEVTTAVAKGDLSRKITVDVKGEILELKNTINTMVDQLNSFASEVTRVALEVGTEGKLGGQAKVQGVGGTWKDLTDSVNQMASNLTGQVRNIAEVTTAVANGDLSKKITVDVAGEILELKKTINTMVDQLNSFASEVTRVALEVGTEGKLGGQAKVQGVGGTWKDLTESVNQMGSNLTAQVRNIAEVTTAVAKGDLSRKITVDVKGEILELKNTINTMVDQLNAFGSEVFRVAREVGSEGKLGGQADVPGVEGLWKDLTDSVNIMASNLTSQVRNIAEVTTAVANGDLSRKIEVDVKGEILELKNTINTMVEQLRAFASEVTRVAREVGTEGKLGGQANVPGVGGTWKDLTDSVNQMAGNLTAQVRNIADVAIAVANGDMSRKITVDVRGEILQLKETLNTMVDQLRAFASEVTRVAREVGTDGKLGGQAFVPGVAGTWKDLTDSVNQMTGNLTSQVRNIAEVTKAVASGDLTKKVTIDVKGEILDLKNTINTMVDQLNSFSVEVTRVAREVGTEGKLGGQAEVQGVGGTWKDLTDSVNMMASNLTNQVRGIAKVVTAVATGNLKQKLSIVSRGEVAQLTDTINEMIDTLALFADQVTTVAREVGVEGRLGGQASVPGASGIWKNLTENVNQLAENLTTQVRAISAVASAVTKGDLTQMIRVEAKGEVEELKDTINQMIANLKQTTLRNQEQDWLKSNLAQFTQMLQGQKDLNTVTRRILSELARVVRAQKGMFYILEQEENLENPKLKLFASYAYGEEESISREFSLGQGLVGQVALDKERILLTNVPSNYIKISSGLGEAPPMNLIVLPVLFETEIKAVIELASFDAFGETHLDFLSQLTESIGIVLNTIEANSRTEDLLAQSQSLADELRRTNEELQDKAHLLVKQKDEVEDKNKEVEEARRSLEEKAEQLQLTSKYKSEFLANMSHELRTPLNSLLILAQQLYENHDGNLNEKQVRYAKTIHSCGDDLIQLINDILDLSKIESGYISTDFIKVRFNEVIGFVETTFKHISESKNLRFRIEMDDQLPQTLETDVQRLNQILKNLLSNAFKFTEKGEVRLRIYEARHNWKQQNDSLDSASKVVAFEIRDTGIGISKDKQNIIFEAFQQAEGSTSRKYGGTGLGLSISRGLADLLGGSIELMSEAGKGSTFTLFLPLDYNPGVIRKEKQSSLTVGEYTMPQPYEPPMIPSRVTSEAKDLEGLNEIINEIGDDRTHIMDTDKVVLIVEDDVRFAKIMQEKAHEMGLKVVVATSFGEVFDLTNKFNPVAVTLDVKLPDASGWRVLDLFKNDINLRHIPIHLISGEENRLLAMHRGARSFNLKPLKSEALNVLFSNIIDQHERRTKKVLVVEDNEPDASQIARILDNGELIEMEFVDNGKSAIDAINKNNYDCIIADYMLPDIDGADFVAGLNTVNRYNATPVIVYSARDFSNNEKSKLKQYANKILLKGVNSLDLLLEETIMQLHLNHQSLMPEKRKLIEDLRSQKDVLIHKSVLVVDDDVRNLFALTTAFERFHINTITAESGKEAMSILSENNQIDIVLMDIMMPEMDGYETMQKIRREHKNSALPIIAVTAKAMKGDREKCLEAGASDYITKPLKIDQLLSLMRVWLYR, encoded by the coding sequence ATGAACACCCGGAAGAAAAATTCTGACACCACACCCTTGCCTGAACCGGATGTGGAAAATACTCTACAGCCTTCCCCAAAAATGTCCAACAGTGCGGCCGATAGTGTCGTCGATGAACTGGATATGCGCCAGTTATTACAGGTCCTTTCCGAAGTAAAGAATGGTAATTTCACTGTCCGGATGCCGGCAGATAATATTGGGTTAAACGGTAAGATCTGCGATACCGTCAACGATATTATTGCTCTCAACGAAACATTGGTGGAAGAACTCATGCTGGCCCGGAATACGATCGGGAAAATGGGGAAGCTCCAACACAGGGTACAAATGCCTCGCACAGCCAGAGGCTCGTGGAATATGGCAGAAGTATCCATCAATAACCTGATCTCTGACCTGGTTCATCCTACCATCGAAATTGCCCATGTAATCAGCTCCGTGGCAAAAGGTAATCTCTCCCAGGAAATGCCCTTACAAATTGAGGATCACGTACTGCAGGGAGAATTTGCCCGTATTGCTACTGAGGTAAATGGCATGGTGAAGCAATTGAATCTCTTTACTCTCGAAGTAACCCGCGTAGCCCGCGAAGTAGGTTCTGAAGGTAAACTGGGTGGACAGGCCAAAGTAAAAGATGTAGCCGGTGTATGGAAAGACCTGACCGATTCTGTAAACCAGATGGCAGGTAACCTTACTGACCAGGTGCGAAATATCGCTGAAGTAACCACTGCGGTGGCAAAAGGTGACCTCTCTAAAAAAATTACTGTAGATGTACAAGGGGAAATCCTTGAACTGAAAGATACCATCAATACCATGGTGGACCAGCTGAACTCCTTCTCCTCCGAGGTAACGCGTGTTGCGAGAGAAGTGGGTACTGATGGTAAACTGGGTGGTCAGGCAGAAGTAAAAGGGGTAGCCGGTACCTGGAAAGACCTGACCGATTCTGTAAACCAGATGGCCAGTAACCTGACAGGCCAGGTACGAAACATCGCTGAAGTGACCACTGCTGTGGCGAGAGGTGACCTCTCCCGCAAAATTACCGTGGACGTAAAAGGAGAGATCCTTGAACTGAAAAACACCATCAACACGATGGTGGACCAGCTGAACTCCTTCTCTGCCGAGGTAACGCGCGTAGCCCGTGAAGTAGGTTCCGAAGGTAAGCTGGGAGGTCTGGCTACCGTAAAAGGTGTAGATGGTGTATGGAAAGACCTCACAGAATCTGTAAACCAAATGGGTTCTAACCTGACAGCACAGGTACGAAATATTGCGGAAGTAACCACTGCGGTAGCAAAAGGTGACCTTTCCCGCAAAATCACCGTGGATGTAAAAGGTGAGATCCTTGAACTGAAAAACACCATCAACACGATGGTGGACCAGCTGAACTCCTTCGCCTCCGAGGTAACGCGTGTAGCCCTTGAAGTAGGTACGGAAGGTAAACTGGGTGGTCAGGCAAAAGTGCAGGGTGTGGGAGGTACCTGGAAAGACCTGACGGACTCTGTAAACCAGATGGCCAGTAACCTGACAGGTCAGGTACGTAATATCGCTGAAGTAACCACTGCGGTGGCAAACGGTGACCTCTCCAAAAAGATCACCGTGGATGTGGCAGGAGAGATCCTTGAACTGAAAAAGACCATCAATACAATGGTGGATCAGCTGAACTCCTTCGCTTCTGAGGTAACGCGTGTAGCCCTTGAGGTAGGTACAGAAGGTAAGCTGGGTGGCCAGGCAAAAGTACAGGGTGTAGGTGGTACCTGGAAGGACCTCACTGAATCAGTAAACCAGATGGGTTCTAACCTGACAGCACAGGTACGAAACATCGCGGAAGTGACCACTGCGGTGGCAAAAGGTGACCTCTCCCGCAAAATAACAGTGGATGTAAAAGGGGAAATCCTTGAACTGAAAAATACCATCAATACGATGGTGGACCAGCTGAACGCCTTTGGTAGTGAAGTATTCAGGGTAGCGCGAGAGGTAGGTTCTGAAGGTAAACTGGGTGGCCAGGCAGATGTACCTGGTGTAGAAGGTTTGTGGAAAGACTTAACTGACTCTGTAAATATCATGGCCTCCAACCTGACATCGCAGGTACGAAACATCGCGGAAGTAACAACCGCAGTAGCGAATGGAGACCTTTCCCGTAAAATTGAAGTAGATGTAAAAGGGGAAATCCTTGAACTGAAAAATACCATCAATACGATGGTGGAACAGCTGCGCGCCTTTGCCTCCGAGGTAACGCGTGTGGCGAGAGAAGTAGGTACTGAAGGTAAACTGGGTGGCCAGGCAAACGTACCGGGTGTGGGAGGTACCTGGAAAGATTTAACTGACTCTGTAAACCAGATGGCGGGTAACCTGACAGCACAGGTACGTAACATTGCTGATGTGGCCATCGCTGTAGCAAATGGTGACATGAGCCGCAAAATCACGGTGGATGTACGCGGGGAGATCTTACAGCTGAAAGAAACCCTCAATACGATGGTGGATCAGCTGCGCGCCTTTGCCTCTGAGGTAACGCGTGTTGCGAGAGAAGTAGGTACAGATGGTAAACTGGGTGGTCAGGCATTCGTACCAGGCGTTGCTGGTACCTGGAAAGATCTGACAGACTCTGTAAACCAGATGACAGGTAACCTGACTTCCCAGGTGCGTAACATCGCGGAAGTAACCAAGGCCGTGGCGAGTGGTGACCTTACCAAAAAAGTAACGATCGACGTAAAAGGAGAAATCCTTGATCTGAAAAATACCATCAACACGATGGTGGACCAGCTGAACTCTTTCTCCGTAGAGGTAACGCGTGTTGCGCGTGAAGTAGGTACCGAAGGTAAACTCGGTGGTCAGGCCGAAGTGCAGGGTGTGGGCGGTACCTGGAAGGACCTTACCGACTCTGTAAACATGATGGCCTCTAACCTCACGAACCAGGTACGAGGTATTGCGAAAGTAGTAACTGCCGTAGCAACCGGTAACCTGAAGCAAAAGCTCTCTATCGTATCGCGTGGTGAAGTTGCACAGTTGACAGATACGATCAATGAAATGATCGATACCCTTGCACTCTTTGCTGACCAGGTTACTACGGTGGCCCGCGAAGTGGGCGTGGAAGGGCGTTTGGGCGGACAGGCAAGTGTACCAGGTGCTTCTGGTATCTGGAAAAACCTGACGGAAAACGTGAACCAGCTGGCAGAAAACCTCACTACCCAGGTACGTGCCATCAGTGCCGTGGCCTCTGCGGTAACGAAAGGTGACCTCACCCAGATGATCCGTGTAGAAGCGAAAGGTGAGGTGGAAGAACTGAAAGATACCATCAACCAGATGATCGCCAACCTGAAGCAAACTACCCTCCGTAACCAGGAGCAGGACTGGCTGAAATCGAACCTTGCACAGTTCACACAAATGCTGCAGGGGCAGAAAGATCTGAATACCGTGACCCGCCGTATCCTTTCAGAACTTGCGCGGGTGGTGCGGGCACAGAAAGGGATGTTCTACATACTGGAACAGGAAGAGAACCTGGAGAACCCTAAATTGAAACTCTTTGCTTCCTATGCATATGGCGAAGAAGAAAGCATCAGCCGCGAATTCTCACTGGGGCAAGGTCTGGTAGGACAGGTAGCCCTCGATAAAGAACGTATCTTACTCACAAACGTACCTTCTAATTATATTAAGATCAGTTCCGGTTTAGGGGAAGCTCCACCAATGAACCTGATCGTACTGCCGGTGCTCTTTGAAACAGAGATCAAGGCGGTGATAGAACTGGCCAGCTTCGATGCCTTTGGTGAAACACACCTTGACTTCCTGAGTCAGCTCACAGAATCAATTGGTATCGTATTAAATACCATCGAAGCTAACTCCCGTACAGAAGATCTGCTGGCACAATCACAGTCACTGGCAGATGAGCTGAGACGTACAAATGAAGAGCTGCAGGATAAAGCCCACCTGCTGGTGAAACAGAAAGACGAGGTGGAAGACAAGAATAAAGAAGTAGAAGAAGCCCGTCGTTCACTGGAAGAAAAAGCAGAACAGCTCCAGCTCACATCCAAATACAAATCAGAATTCCTGGCAAATATGTCGCATGAGCTGCGTACACCGCTGAACTCACTGCTCATCCTTGCACAGCAATTATACGAAAACCATGATGGTAACCTGAATGAAAAACAGGTGCGATATGCGAAGACCATTCATAGTTGTGGGGATGACCTGATCCAGCTGATCAACGATATCCTCGATCTGTCTAAGATTGAATCTGGTTATATTTCTACTGACTTTATCAAGGTTCGCTTCAATGAAGTGATTGGATTTGTGGAAACTACCTTCAAACATATCTCTGAAAGCAAGAACCTGCGCTTCAGGATTGAAATGGATGATCAGCTGCCGCAGACACTGGAAACAGACGTGCAGCGCCTGAACCAGATCCTGAAGAACCTGCTCTCCAATGCATTCAAGTTTACAGAAAAAGGTGAGGTAAGACTTCGTATTTACGAAGCCCGGCATAACTGGAAACAACAGAATGACAGCCTGGATAGTGCTTCTAAAGTGGTGGCATTTGAGATCAGGGATACAGGTATCGGTATCTCTAAAGATAAACAGAACATCATCTTCGAAGCATTCCAGCAGGCAGAAGGGTCTACCAGCCGTAAGTATGGTGGTACCGGCCTGGGATTGAGTATCAGCCGTGGCCTGGCAGACCTCCTGGGTGGTTCTATTGAGTTGATGAGTGAAGCTGGCAAGGGTAGTACTTTCACCCTCTTCCTGCCACTGGATTACAATCCAGGTGTGATCAGGAAAGAAAAGCAAAGCAGCCTGACTGTAGGTGAATATACCATGCCGCAGCCCTACGAGCCACCAATGATACCAAGTCGGGTAACGAGTGAAGCCAAAGACCTGGAAGGACTGAATGAGATTATCAACGAGATAGGTGATGACAGAACGCATATCATGGATACTGACAAGGTGGTATTGATTGTGGAAGATGATGTGCGCTTTGCGAAGATCATGCAGGAAAAGGCCCATGAAATGGGATTGAAGGTGGTGGTCGCTACCAGCTTTGGCGAGGTGTTCGACCTCACGAATAAGTTCAATCCGGTTGCGGTGACACTGGATGTGAAATTGCCGGATGCCAGCGGATGGCGCGTATTGGATCTCTTCAAGAATGATATCAACCTGCGGCATATCCCTATTCACCTCATCTCTGGTGAAGAGAACAGGTTGCTGGCTATGCATCGCGGTGCACGTAGCTTTAACCTGAAGCCATTGAAGTCAGAGGCATTGAATGTTCTTTTCAGCAATATCATTGATCAGCATGAGCGCAGGACCAAGAAAGTATTGGTGGTGGAAGACAATGAGCCGGATGCATCACAGATCGCCCGTATCCTGGACAATGGGGAATTAATAGAAATGGAATTTGTAGATAATGGAAAATCAGCGATTGATGCGATCAATAAAAATAATTATGATTGTATCATCGCAGATTACATGCTGCCGGATATAGATGGTGCAGATTTTGTGGCAGGATTGAATACGGTGAACCGATATAATGCGACACCAGTTATAGTATATTCTGCGCGTGACTTTAGCAACAATGAAAAATCTAAACTGAAGCAGTATGCCAATAAAATATTGCTGAAAGGCGTTAACTCACTGGACTTACTGCTCGAAGAAACGATCATGCAATTGCACCTGAACCACCAGTCATTGATGCCGGAGAAAAGGAAACTGATAGAAGATCTGCGTTCTCAAAAAGATGTGTTGATCCATAAAAGTGTACTGGTAGTAGATGATGATGTGCGTAACCTGTTTGCCCTGACTACAGCTTTTGAGCGTTTCCATATCAATACCATTACGGCAGAGAGTGGCAAGGAAGCGATGAGTATTCTCAGCGAGAATAACCAGATCGATATAGTGCTGATGGATATTATGATGCCGGAGATGGATGGATATGAAACGATGCAGAAAATTCGCAGGGAACATAAGAACAGTGCATTGCCGATCATAGCAGTGACAGCGAAGGCGATGAAGGGTGATAGAGAGAAATGCCTGGAAGCCGGTGCTTCAGATTATATTACAAAACCATTGAAGATAGATCAGCTGTTATCATTGATGAGAGTATGGTTATACCGTTAA
- a CDS encoding response regulator, with the protein MQFSGHSKRLILLAEDDIDDQELLENAFSEIDPTWQLVCIPNGRKFIKYLESIEDKELPALMILDYNIPELTGVEIVEELNDQSRYLGIPKIIWSTSSSPVFKARSIELGVVDYITKPSDLASFLTIAKYMLSFVKES; encoded by the coding sequence ATGCAATTTTCAGGCCATTCGAAGCGGCTTATCCTGTTAGCTGAAGATGATATTGATGATCAGGAATTACTCGAAAATGCATTTAGTGAAATAGATCCTACCTGGCAGCTGGTGTGTATCCCTAACGGCAGAAAATTCATTAAATATCTGGAAAGTATTGAGGACAAAGAATTACCAGCCTTGATGATTCTCGACTATAATATCCCGGAACTGACAGGAGTAGAAATTGTAGAAGAACTCAACGACCAGTCGCGCTATCTCGGTATTCCTAAAATCATCTGGAGTACATCCAGTTCTCCGGTTTTTAAAGCTCGTAGTATTGAGCTGGGGGTGGTTGATTATATCACTAAACCCAGTGACCTGGCTTCTTTTTTAACCATTGCAAAATATATGTTGTCATTTGTGAAAGAGTCATAA
- a CDS encoding DEAD/DEAH box helicase produces MVDSAHYLDIYHSRNEETQLVIDILAVYMYPVDKYMLTDAAQEILDIPQDAISDILEELIAAGVVVKHVTGNYSLDPAMSFFLFPEKVRQPQYLQLIQQVRQYSFYSSNARIQELQQLLIAFFTGEKSLLRAPVMRISGEVNEYLPHLCYLLYFPEYKPLLQFFDTDVLQVIYQAAINLQLQSMLPVTLLETPVTSWSILEGSLKASEDPFAQAVMALYDQQADAAFLLFEQGIKQQPKTDRKHLVPLSPITCFIYAFNLTLLPDSRSYPLITKILTFYEKKLKADFTPAISLLHFHQGRKEKAENMLLILLQGNYGNLLSYLALICLQIYLPSGKLLKTYKDLSTQLLYKGIQHHYRFLTYEYLYLFKDEGFRKKEDAYLEAAAVIGKKPLLSQLKRTAEWERLLKLLSVPEAAQPEKPQQTTRIAYLVAPTTREIQVILQSFNNISGWSRGRPVDMKRFREGVITGMTPQDVRIGECLIKQSFYTYGSDDYVFEDRVWPEMAGHPYLFMAHDQDISLDIVKGEPELLVNKTGKGFTFDSNLPTTDLSKEIIFIRESETRLKVIRLTPKQRSVLQTVQQIPVVPADGKEQLLSALQQIGAHITVHANLEGTSLNIQQRKGDTRITVQLQPTADALKASFFVKPFGADPPYCKPGEGAAHIIGIMNGERCQATRDLALEKANYARLLELIQQAVAQEIDDDHIIFSDPMDCLQLLEVIHEHPAIAISEWPEGEKLRIKKVVTTGRMSLTVKSNRKWLECQGELKVDEDLVLSLKELLDKTVQHRSRFIPLKNGSYLALTKKLYRQLNEINSFATADQEAVKIQSMAAHMLDEMLEEAGSVETDAAFKAQKQRWKDIISVTPAIPAALQATLRPYQEDGFRWMVRLANLGAGACLADDMGLGKTIQAITLLLHRGAEGPALVVCPASVLPNWINEINRFAPSLRVVMLHAGGDRKELLASAGGYSIVVTTYGLLLSERALLTTIEWDSVILDEAHAIKNYQTRTAKAAMALQAHFRLILTGTPIQNNLNEIWSLFHFINPGLLGTLKHFTRQFTTPVVYNPDSTVKNHLKKLIAPYMLRRTKGAVLDELPEKTEIVKLIPLSHDERAFYEAIRLKAIENIRKYRVSDTKQHLNTLTEIGKLRMAACHPQMLHTEVNIPSSKLSTFLEIVEELISNKHRALVFSQFVRHLDLVKRALDDKGMSYLYLDGATSIPDREERVKQFQGGTADLFLISLKAGGLGLNLTAADYVIHLDPWWNPAIEEQASDRAYRMGQTKPVTIYRLVMQDTIEEKIISLHRNKRDLADQLLAGSDITGKLSTEELIALIMK; encoded by the coding sequence ATGGTTGACAGCGCGCATTATCTGGATATTTATCACTCACGGAACGAGGAAACACAACTGGTAATAGACATACTAGCCGTTTACATGTACCCGGTAGATAAATATATGCTCACGGATGCTGCGCAGGAAATCCTTGACATACCACAGGATGCAATTTCTGATATATTAGAAGAGCTCATAGCAGCGGGGGTTGTGGTCAAACATGTGACCGGCAACTATTCACTCGATCCGGCTATGAGCTTCTTTTTATTTCCTGAAAAAGTAAGGCAGCCCCAGTACCTGCAACTTATTCAGCAGGTAAGACAATATTCTTTCTACAGCAGCAATGCCAGGATACAGGAACTACAGCAATTACTGATCGCGTTTTTTACCGGGGAAAAGTCTTTGTTAAGAGCTCCTGTGATGCGCATCAGCGGAGAGGTGAATGAATACTTACCGCACCTTTGCTATTTGTTGTATTTCCCGGAATATAAGCCCCTGCTACAGTTTTTTGATACTGATGTACTGCAGGTGATCTATCAGGCTGCTATCAACCTGCAATTGCAAAGCATGCTGCCTGTTACATTGCTGGAAACACCGGTTACCAGCTGGTCTATATTGGAAGGGTCGCTGAAAGCAAGTGAGGATCCATTTGCTCAGGCAGTGATGGCCCTTTATGATCAGCAAGCGGATGCTGCCTTTCTTTTATTTGAGCAAGGCATCAAACAGCAGCCTAAAACTGACCGCAAGCACCTGGTTCCACTCTCGCCAATTACATGCTTTATATATGCCTTTAACCTGACTTTGCTCCCTGATTCAAGGTCCTATCCCCTGATCACGAAAATTCTCACTTTCTACGAGAAGAAACTGAAAGCAGATTTTACGCCTGCTATCAGTTTATTGCATTTCCACCAGGGCAGAAAGGAAAAAGCAGAGAACATGCTGCTGATCCTGCTCCAGGGCAATTATGGGAACCTGCTCAGTTACCTGGCATTGATCTGCTTACAGATTTATTTACCATCCGGTAAATTGCTGAAGACTTACAAGGACCTCAGCACACAGCTACTATATAAAGGCATTCAGCACCATTATCGTTTTCTCACTTACGAGTACCTTTATCTCTTCAAGGATGAAGGTTTTCGTAAAAAAGAGGATGCCTACCTGGAAGCAGCAGCTGTAATAGGGAAGAAGCCTTTGCTCTCCCAGCTGAAAAGAACAGCGGAATGGGAGAGGCTCTTAAAATTGCTCTCTGTACCGGAAGCAGCACAGCCTGAAAAACCGCAGCAAACGACCCGCATTGCTTACCTGGTAGCACCAACAACCAGGGAAATTCAAGTCATTCTGCAATCGTTTAATAATATTTCCGGCTGGAGCAGAGGCCGCCCTGTAGATATGAAGCGGTTCAGAGAAGGTGTGATTACCGGGATGACACCGCAGGATGTGCGGATAGGGGAGTGCCTGATCAAACAAAGTTTCTATACTTATGGTTCCGACGACTATGTGTTTGAGGATAGGGTATGGCCTGAAATGGCAGGGCATCCTTACCTTTTTATGGCACATGACCAGGATATCTCCCTCGATATTGTGAAGGGAGAACCGGAACTACTTGTTAATAAAACCGGTAAGGGATTTACTTTCGACAGTAATCTGCCTACGACTGACTTATCAAAAGAGATCATCTTTATAAGGGAATCTGAAACACGGCTGAAAGTGATCAGGCTTACGCCTAAGCAACGCAGCGTTTTACAAACTGTTCAGCAGATTCCTGTTGTACCAGCTGATGGCAAGGAGCAATTGCTAAGCGCCCTGCAGCAAATAGGCGCACACATTACTGTGCATGCCAACCTGGAAGGTACGTCACTTAATATTCAACAACGCAAAGGCGATACCCGTATTACGGTACAATTACAGCCTACTGCCGATGCACTGAAAGCTTCTTTCTTCGTAAAGCCCTTTGGCGCAGATCCTCCTTATTGTAAACCAGGTGAAGGAGCAGCCCATATCATTGGTATTATGAATGGGGAACGCTGCCAGGCAACCCGTGACCTGGCGCTTGAAAAAGCAAATTATGCCCGTTTACTGGAGCTCATACAACAGGCTGTAGCACAGGAAATAGACGATGATCACATCATTTTCTCCGATCCCATGGATTGCCTGCAATTACTTGAAGTGATCCACGAACATCCGGCAATCGCCATTTCGGAATGGCCGGAAGGCGAAAAACTGCGCATTAAAAAAGTAGTCACTACCGGTAGAATGTCCCTGACAGTGAAGTCGAACCGGAAATGGCTGGAATGCCAGGGTGAGCTGAAAGTAGATGAGGATCTGGTGCTTTCGCTGAAAGAACTGCTGGACAAAACGGTGCAACACCGAAGCCGCTTTATTCCCCTGAAGAATGGTAGCTACCTGGCACTCACGAAAAAGCTGTACCGGCAATTGAATGAAATAAACAGCTTTGCCACGGCTGATCAGGAAGCTGTGAAAATACAATCTATGGCTGCCCATATGCTGGATGAAATGCTGGAAGAAGCGGGCAGCGTAGAAACCGATGCCGCTTTCAAAGCACAAAAGCAGCGATGGAAAGACATCATTTCAGTGACACCGGCTATTCCGGCAGCATTACAGGCCACCCTGCGCCCTTACCAGGAAGATGGTTTCCGCTGGATGGTCAGGTTAGCAAACCTGGGTGCCGGTGCCTGTCTTGCAGATGATATGGGTTTGGGGAAAACCATTCAGGCCATTACCTTATTGCTCCACAGAGGGGCTGAAGGCCCTGCCCTGGTCGTTTGCCCGGCATCTGTATTACCAAACTGGATCAATGAGATCAATCGTTTCGCGCCATCATTGAGGGTCGTAATGTTGCATGCGGGTGGAGACAGAAAAGAACTCCTGGCATCTGCAGGTGGTTACTCTATCGTAGTGACAACGTATGGACTGCTGCTGTCAGAAAGAGCATTACTCACAACGATTGAGTGGGATTCCGTGATCCTGGACGAAGCACATGCCATCAAAAACTACCAGACCAGAACTGCAAAAGCAGCGATGGCCCTACAGGCACATTTCAGGTTAATACTCACGGGCACCCCTATCCAGAATAACCTGAATGAGATCTGGAGCCTTTTCCATTTTATCAATCCGGGGCTCCTGGGTACGCTCAAACATTTTACCCGTCAATTCACCACACCTGTTGTATACAATCCTGATAGCACAGTAAAAAATCACCTGAAAAAACTGATTGCGCCCTATATGCTGCGCAGAACAAAAGGTGCGGTACTGGATGAATTGCCGGAGAAAACGGAGATTGTCAAACTCATTCCTTTATCACACGATGAGCGGGCATTTTATGAAGCGATCCGCCTTAAAGCAATTGAAAACATCCGTAAATACAGGGTAAGCGATACCAAGCAGCACCTGAATACCCTGACAGAAATAGGTAAGCTCCGGATGGCCGCCTGTCATCCCCAGATGTTGCATACAGAAGTAAACATCCCATCTTCCAAGCTCTCCACTTTCCTGGAAATTGTAGAAGAACTGATCTCCAACAAACACCGGGCATTGGTATTTAGCCAGTTTGTACGGCACCTGGACCTGGTAAAACGGGCACTGGATGACAAGGGGATGTCCTACCTTTATCTGGATGGAGCAACGTCTATACCAGACAGGGAAGAACGTGTCAAACAATTTCAGGGAGGCACGGCAGACCTTTTTCTCATCAGCCTCAAAGCCGGTGGCCTCGGCCTCAACCTAACAGCAGCAGATTATGTCATTCACCTGGATCCCTGGTGGAATCCGGCTATAGAAGAGCAAGCCTCTGATCGTGCTTACAGAATGGGGCAGACGAAACCAGTGACCATTTACCGGCTGGTAATGCAGGATACTATTGAAGAAAAGATCATTTCCCTGCACCGGAACAAGCGGGATCTGGCAGATCAATTACTGGCTGGCAGCGATATTACAGGGAAG